In Musa acuminata AAA Group cultivar baxijiao chromosome BXJ2-3, Cavendish_Baxijiao_AAA, whole genome shotgun sequence, the following proteins share a genomic window:
- the LOC103978124 gene encoding EIN3-binding F-box protein 1-like, translated as MKGTWSGSAIGFIYLNCDAVFAPLFLFTFFTPHESYGCFGSTVEGTSGGSCRRPEKRRRTDSPFNESRTDQGRGQDLISNLPNDCLLLIFSFLPSPRDRCRCSAVSRSWFALQTFLRRSEFRANVVLPPRSRQESSRCLQGSSANDLRLGAMAIGMDECGILTELSVIDTLPCSLLPLHHHHHHCHVSDVGLSAMAQACSNLRSLALHNCTKVSDRGLATVAQNCTALKNLELTHAASVGDHGLVILATRCLKLASLSLTACPRVTDRSLEAYSKHSTHLKSITVAQCPFITDYGILSIVVLLTKLETVKISSMKLGDGVLRAIARSGEQIKTLALEHVWGVSVTGYRCIGETTRLKGLSLDACTGLTDRCFRRLSPTSFAGLKKVAMTSCSSLTDSSLLALTGLAVELESLHLDTFEAFTYRGLMIALGNCSRTLKVLTLVKCDFRGRGALEQQEVYPPRLLPLPAECPMLQTVKLEECEGLGDDFISWVGLACKSITDVSFVRMDSITDRRIESFMNQLKGWNRISRVDLSESAGIGNRSVWAVTRECKARLRSLVLRGCERVSDRGAAVITRRCTKLVELDLGGCSISDEAVEKVVGEDPPDLEVLSLAGCTRITDRSLDALDEYGGLGLNRLDLTGCSGLSQFRVNFIKIYIDEVDY; from the exons ATGAAGGGAACGTGGTCCGGGTCGGCCATTGGCTTCATTTACCTCAACTGCGACGCCGTTTTCGCTCCCCTGTTCCTGTTCACGTTCTTCACCCCT CACGAGTCTTATGGTTGTTTTGGTTCGACAGTTGAAGGGACTAGCGGTGGCTCTTGCCGGCGaccggagaagaggaggaggactgaCTCTCCGTTCAATGAGAGCAGAACAGATCAAGGCCGAGGGCAGGATCTGATCAGCAACCTGCCCAACGATTGCCTCTTGCTTATCTTCAGTTTTCTTCCGAGTCCCAGAGATCGCTGCCGGTGTTCTGCGGTGTCGAGGAGTTGGTTCGCGCTGCAGACCTTCCTGAGAAGGTCTGAATTCAGAGCCAACGTGGTGCTTCCCCCTCGATCGCGACAAGAGAGCTCCAGATGCCTCCAGGGAAGCAGCGCCAACGACTTGAGGCTGGGCGCCATGGCCATCGGGATGGACGAATGCGGAATCTTAACGGAGCTATCTGTGATCGACACGCTTCCTTGTTCTCTGCttcctcttcatcatcatcatcatcattgtcacgTTTCGGACGTCGGCCTCTCAGCCATGGCGCAGGCTTGCAGCAACCTCAGGTCTCTCGCGCTACACAACTGCACCAAAGTGAGCGATCGGGGCCTCGCGACGGTCGCACAGAACTGCACGGCGCTGAAGAACCTGGAGCTAACCCATGCGGCGTCGGTCGGCGACCATGGCCTCGTCATCCTTGCAACCAGATGCCTCAAGTTAGCATCGTTGAGCCTGACCGCATGTCCAAGAGTCACCGATCGTTCGCTAGAGGCTTACTCCAAGCATTCCACCCACCTTAAGTCGATCACAGTGGCGCAGTGTCCTTTCATCACAGACTACGGCATTCTTTCGATCGTCGTCTTGCTAACGAAGCTAGAGACCGTCAAGATCTCGTCGATGAAGCTGGGCGACGGCGTCCTCCGAGCAATCGCACGCAGCGGCGAGCAGATCAAGACGTTGGCTCTGGAGCACGTGTGGGGTGTATCAGTGACGGGCTACCGTTGCATCGGAGAGACCACAAGGCTCAAAGGGCTTTCTTTAGACGCTTGCACCGGGTTGACGGATCGGTGCTTCAGAAGGTTATCGCCCACCAGCTTTGCCGGCCTCAAGAAGGTGGCGATGACGAGCTGCTCCTCGCTGACAGATTCGAGTCTCCTCGCGCTCACAGGACTTGCAGTGGAACTGGAGAGTCTCCACCTGGATACTTTCGAAGCTTTCACATACAGGGGTTTGATGATTGCTCTGGGAAACTGCAGCCGGACTCTGAAGGTGTTGACTCTGGTCAAGTGCGATTTCCGTGGCCGTGGAGCACTTGAGCAGCAAGAGGTCTACCcccctcgtcttcttcctcttcctgcgGAATGCCCGATGCTACAGACTGTGAAACTGGAAGAGTGCGAGGGACTGGGAGATGACTTCATCTCGTGGGTCGGCCTGGcctgcaagagcatcaccgacgtCAGTTTCGTGCGCATGGACTCCATTACCGACCGTCGCATCGAGTCCTTCATGAACCAGCTCAAGGGGTGGAACAGGATCAGCAGGGTGGACCTGAGCGAGAGCGCCGGCATCGGCAACAGGAGCGTGTGGGCGGTGACAAGGGAGTGCAAGGCGCGGCTGAGGTCGCTGGTGCTGCGGGGGTGCGAGCGCGTGTCGGACCGGGGCGCGGCGGTGATCACCAGGCGATGCACCAAGCTGGTGGAACTCGACCTAGGCGGGTGCAGCATCAGCGACGAGGCGGTGGAGAAGGTGGTGGGGGAGGACCCGCCGGACCTTGAGGTGCTGTCGCTGGCGGGGTGCACCAGGATCACGGACCGGAGCCTGGACGCGTTGGATGAGTACGGGGGCCTGGGCCTGAACCGGCTCGACCTGACCGGTTGCTCGGGACTGAGCCAATTCCGGGTCAATTTCATCAAGATCTACATCGATGAGGTCGATTACTGA
- the LOC135606461 gene encoding auxin-responsive protein SAUR32-like, with translation MGLHLHLPHKIMAGHGRRRGEEEEGIRKGWMGIRVGGEGEERQRFVVPVDYLSHPLFVGLLKEAEEEYGFNHQGAITIPCHVEHFRRVQDIIDRDCNSVAAGHHHHGHHHHHHHHFHLCFRA, from the coding sequence atggGGTTGCACCTGCACTTGCCGCACAAGATCATGGCGGGGCATGGGAGgaggagaggggaggaggaggaggggataaGGAAGGGGTGGATGGGAATAAGGGTGGGCGGGGAGGGGGAGGAGCGGCAGCGGTTCGTGGTGCCGGTGGACTACCTGAGCCACCCCCTCTTCGTGGGGTTGCtcaaggaggcggaggaggagtacGGCTTCAACCACCAGGGCGCCATCACCATCCCCTGCCACGTCGAGCACTTCCGCCGCGTCCAGGACATCATCGACCGCGACTGCAACTCCGTCGCCGCCGGTCACCACCACCATGGCCaccatcatcaccaccaccaccactttcACCTTTGTTTCAGGGCTTGA
- the LOC135607307 gene encoding CDPK-related kinase 3-like isoform X4, producing the protein MGQCYGKNISVAKDGHRERLSPANGSADSGGAAPATPLRRGPATPLRRGRSGAATPVHSSSTSTTATAWPSPYQQGSASPLPAEVPPSPARSTPRRLFRRPFPPPSPAKHIRIALAKRQGLPKPKESPIPEDGNEEVERPLDKSFGYGKNFEAKYELGKEVGRGHFGHTCLATAKKGEIMGQFVAVKIISKAKMTTPISIEDVRREVKILKALSGHKNLVKFYDACEDELNVYIVMELCEGGELLDRILSRGGRCTEEDAKAIVIQILSVMGFCHLQGVVHRDLKPENFLFTTRDENATMKLIDFGLSDFIKPDERLNDIVGSAYYVAPEVLHRSYSMEADIWSIGVIAYILLCGSRPFWARTESGIFHAVLKADPNFDDPPWPAVSPGAKDFVKRLLNKDYRKRMTAAQALTHPWLRDEQWQIPLDILIYKLAKSYLRVTPLKRAALKALFQNASNAMREARVPDILNALEPLSYRRMDFEEFCAATISPYQLEALDGWEQIASTAFEYFEREGNRVIFVKELAQELNLPSTSYSVLRGWIRPEDRKFSFLGYTKYLVGATIRSSNTRHC; encoded by the exons ATGGGTCAGTGCTACGGCAAGAACATCTCTGTTGCCAAGGACGGCCACCGGGAACGACTGAGCCCCGCAAACGGAAGCGCAGATAGTGGTGGCGCGGCCCCCGCCACCCCGCTCCGCAGAGGCCCCGCTACCCCGCTCCGCAGAGGCCGAAGCGGCGCCGCCACGCCCGTTCACTCCTCCTCGACCAGCACCACCGCCACCGCATGGCCCAGCCCCTACCAGCAGGGCTCCGCCAGCCCTCTTCCCGCCGAGGTCCCCCCCTCCCCGGCGAGGTCCACCCCCCGGCGATTGTTTCGGCGGCCCTTCCCGCCACCATCTCCCGCGAAGCATATAAGGATCGCCCTCGCAAAGCGCCAGGGCCTGCCGAAACCCAAGGAGAGTCCGATCCCCGAGGATGGAAACGAGGAGGTGGAGAGACCGCTGGATAAGAGCTTCGGCTATGGCAAGAACTTTGAGGCGAAGTATGAGCTGGGGAAGGAGGTTGGAAGAGGACATTTTGGGCACACGTGCTTGGCGACGGCCAAGAAAGGGGAGATCATGGGTCAGTTTGTCGCCGTCAAGATCATTTCCAAAGCAAAG ATGACAACACCAATATCAATTGAAGATGTTCGTAGGGAGGTCAAAATCCTGAAAGCTTTATCTGGGCATAAAAATCTTGTCAAGTTTTATGATGCATGTGAGGATGAACTTAATGTCTACATAGTCATGGA ATTATGTGAAGGTGGAGAATTATTAGATAGAATTCTATCCAG AGGTGGAAGGTGCACAGAGGAGGATGCAAAAGCAATTGTCATTCAAATACTGAGTGTGATGGGCTTCTGTCATCTTCAAGGTGTTGTGCATCGTGATCTAAAGCCAGAG AATTTTCTTTTTACCACCAGAGATGAAAATGCCACCATGAAGTTGATTGATTTTGGTCTTTCTGATTTTATTAAACCAG ACGAAAGACTAAATGATATTGTTGGAAGTGCATATTATGTTGCCCCTGAAGTTCTACATAGATCATACAGTATGGAGGCAGATATTTGGAGTATTGGTGTTATAGCATATATCTTGTTGTGTGGTAGTAGACCTTTCTGGGCACGGACAGAATCAGGAATTTTTCATGCAGTGCTGAAAGCTGATCCCAACTTTGATGATCCGCCTTGGCCTGCTGTATCTCCAGGAGCTAAAGATTTTGTGAAAAGGCTCTTGAATAAGGACTATAGAAAAAGAATGACAGCTGCACAGGCCTTGA CGCACCCTTGGTTGCGAGATGAACAATGGCAAATTCCTTTAGATATACTGATATATAAGTTAGCCAAGTCTTATCTTCGTGTCACACCTCTTAAACGGGCCGCATTAAAG GCACTATTTCAAAATGCAAGCAATGCGATGAGGGAGGCTAGGGTTCCTGATATACTGAATGCG CTGGAGCCACTCTCATATCGAAGGATGGACTTTGAGGAATTCTGTGCTGCTACAATCAGCCCCTACCAACTCGAGGCGTTGGATGGTTGGGAACAGATAGCTAGCACAGCTTTCGAGTATTTTGAGCGGGAGGGAAATCGAGTCATCTTTGTCAAAGAACTCGCTCAG GAATTGAACCTCCCCTCAACTTCTTATTCTGTTCTGAGAGGCTGGATTAGACCAGAAGACCGCAAGTTCAGTTTCCTTGGATACACCAAATACTTGGTTGGTGCGACGATACGCAGCTCAAACACAAGACACTGCTAG
- the LOC135607307 gene encoding CDPK-related kinase 3-like isoform X2 translates to MGQCYGKNISVAKDGHRERLSPANGSADSGGAAPATPLRRGPATPLRRGRSGAATPVHSSSTSTTATAWPSPYQQGSASPLPAEVPPSPARSTPRRLFRRPFPPPSPAKHIRIALAKRQGLPKPKESPIPEDGNEEVERPLDKSFGYGKNFEAKYELGKEVGRGHFGHTCLATAKKGEIMGQFVAVKIISKAKMTTPISIEDVRREVKILKALSGHKNLVKFYDACEDELNVYIVMELCEGGELLDRILSRGGRCTEEDAKAIVIQILSVMGFCHLQGVVHRDLKPENFLFTTRDENATMKLIDFGLSDFIKPDERLNDIVGSAYYVAPEVLHRSYSMEADIWSIGVIAYILLCGSRPFWARTESGIFHAVLKADPNFDDPPWPAVSPGAKDFVKRLLNKDYRKRMTAAQALTHPWLRDEQWQIPLDILIYKLAKSYLRVTPLKRAALKALSKALTDDELFYLRLQFKLLEPNKDGHVSLENFRMALFQNASNAMREARVPDILNALEPLSYRRMDFEEFCAATISPYQLEALDGWEQIASTAFEYFEREGNRVIFVKELAQELNLPSTSYSVLRGWIRPEDRKFSFLGYTKYLVGATIRSSNTRHC, encoded by the exons ATGGGTCAGTGCTACGGCAAGAACATCTCTGTTGCCAAGGACGGCCACCGGGAACGACTGAGCCCCGCAAACGGAAGCGCAGATAGTGGTGGCGCGGCCCCCGCCACCCCGCTCCGCAGAGGCCCCGCTACCCCGCTCCGCAGAGGCCGAAGCGGCGCCGCCACGCCCGTTCACTCCTCCTCGACCAGCACCACCGCCACCGCATGGCCCAGCCCCTACCAGCAGGGCTCCGCCAGCCCTCTTCCCGCCGAGGTCCCCCCCTCCCCGGCGAGGTCCACCCCCCGGCGATTGTTTCGGCGGCCCTTCCCGCCACCATCTCCCGCGAAGCATATAAGGATCGCCCTCGCAAAGCGCCAGGGCCTGCCGAAACCCAAGGAGAGTCCGATCCCCGAGGATGGAAACGAGGAGGTGGAGAGACCGCTGGATAAGAGCTTCGGCTATGGCAAGAACTTTGAGGCGAAGTATGAGCTGGGGAAGGAGGTTGGAAGAGGACATTTTGGGCACACGTGCTTGGCGACGGCCAAGAAAGGGGAGATCATGGGTCAGTTTGTCGCCGTCAAGATCATTTCCAAAGCAAAG ATGACAACACCAATATCAATTGAAGATGTTCGTAGGGAGGTCAAAATCCTGAAAGCTTTATCTGGGCATAAAAATCTTGTCAAGTTTTATGATGCATGTGAGGATGAACTTAATGTCTACATAGTCATGGA ATTATGTGAAGGTGGAGAATTATTAGATAGAATTCTATCCAG AGGTGGAAGGTGCACAGAGGAGGATGCAAAAGCAATTGTCATTCAAATACTGAGTGTGATGGGCTTCTGTCATCTTCAAGGTGTTGTGCATCGTGATCTAAAGCCAGAG AATTTTCTTTTTACCACCAGAGATGAAAATGCCACCATGAAGTTGATTGATTTTGGTCTTTCTGATTTTATTAAACCAG ACGAAAGACTAAATGATATTGTTGGAAGTGCATATTATGTTGCCCCTGAAGTTCTACATAGATCATACAGTATGGAGGCAGATATTTGGAGTATTGGTGTTATAGCATATATCTTGTTGTGTGGTAGTAGACCTTTCTGGGCACGGACAGAATCAGGAATTTTTCATGCAGTGCTGAAAGCTGATCCCAACTTTGATGATCCGCCTTGGCCTGCTGTATCTCCAGGAGCTAAAGATTTTGTGAAAAGGCTCTTGAATAAGGACTATAGAAAAAGAATGACAGCTGCACAGGCCTTGA CGCACCCTTGGTTGCGAGATGAACAATGGCAAATTCCTTTAGATATACTGATATATAAGTTAGCCAAGTCTTATCTTCGTGTCACACCTCTTAAACGGGCCGCATTAAAG GCACTATCTAAAGCTCTAACGGACGATGAGCTTTTTTATCTAAGGTTGCAGTTTAAGCTATTAGAACCAAATAAAGATGGTCATGTATCGCTTGAAAACTTCCGAATG GCACTATTTCAAAATGCAAGCAATGCGATGAGGGAGGCTAGGGTTCCTGATATACTGAATGCG CTGGAGCCACTCTCATATCGAAGGATGGACTTTGAGGAATTCTGTGCTGCTACAATCAGCCCCTACCAACTCGAGGCGTTGGATGGTTGGGAACAGATAGCTAGCACAGCTTTCGAGTATTTTGAGCGGGAGGGAAATCGAGTCATCTTTGTCAAAGAACTCGCTCAG GAATTGAACCTCCCCTCAACTTCTTATTCTGTTCTGAGAGGCTGGATTAGACCAGAAGACCGCAAGTTCAGTTTCCTTGGATACACCAAATACTTGGTTGGTGCGACGATACGCAGCTCAAACACAAGACACTGCTAG
- the LOC135607307 gene encoding CDPK-related kinase 3-like isoform X1 codes for MGQCYGKNISVAKDGHRERLSPANGSADSGGAAPATPLRRGPATPLRRGRSGAATPVHSSSTSTTATAWPSPYQQGSASPLPAEVPPSPARSTPRRLFRRPFPPPSPAKHIRIALAKRQGLPKPKESPIPEDGNEEVERPLDKSFGYGKNFEAKYELGKEVGRGHFGHTCLATAKKGEIMGQFVAVKIISKAKMTTPISIEDVRREVKILKALSGHKNLVKFYDACEDELNVYIVMELCEGGELLDRILSRGGRCTEEDAKAIVIQILSVMGFCHLQGVVHRDLKPENFLFTTRDENATMKLIDFGLSDFIKPDERLNDIVGSAYYVAPEVLHRSYSMEADIWSIGVIAYILLCGSRPFWARTESGIFHAVLKADPNFDDPPWPAVSPGAKDFVKRLLNKDYRKRMTAAQALSKLLLITNHNYFSLVNTHPWLRDEQWQIPLDILIYKLAKSYLRVTPLKRAALKALSKALTDDELFYLRLQFKLLEPNKDGHVSLENFRMALFQNASNAMREARVPDILNALEPLSYRRMDFEEFCAATISPYQLEALDGWEQIASTAFEYFEREGNRVIFVKELAQELNLPSTSYSVLRGWIRPEDRKFSFLGYTKYLVGATIRSSNTRHC; via the exons ATGGGTCAGTGCTACGGCAAGAACATCTCTGTTGCCAAGGACGGCCACCGGGAACGACTGAGCCCCGCAAACGGAAGCGCAGATAGTGGTGGCGCGGCCCCCGCCACCCCGCTCCGCAGAGGCCCCGCTACCCCGCTCCGCAGAGGCCGAAGCGGCGCCGCCACGCCCGTTCACTCCTCCTCGACCAGCACCACCGCCACCGCATGGCCCAGCCCCTACCAGCAGGGCTCCGCCAGCCCTCTTCCCGCCGAGGTCCCCCCCTCCCCGGCGAGGTCCACCCCCCGGCGATTGTTTCGGCGGCCCTTCCCGCCACCATCTCCCGCGAAGCATATAAGGATCGCCCTCGCAAAGCGCCAGGGCCTGCCGAAACCCAAGGAGAGTCCGATCCCCGAGGATGGAAACGAGGAGGTGGAGAGACCGCTGGATAAGAGCTTCGGCTATGGCAAGAACTTTGAGGCGAAGTATGAGCTGGGGAAGGAGGTTGGAAGAGGACATTTTGGGCACACGTGCTTGGCGACGGCCAAGAAAGGGGAGATCATGGGTCAGTTTGTCGCCGTCAAGATCATTTCCAAAGCAAAG ATGACAACACCAATATCAATTGAAGATGTTCGTAGGGAGGTCAAAATCCTGAAAGCTTTATCTGGGCATAAAAATCTTGTCAAGTTTTATGATGCATGTGAGGATGAACTTAATGTCTACATAGTCATGGA ATTATGTGAAGGTGGAGAATTATTAGATAGAATTCTATCCAG AGGTGGAAGGTGCACAGAGGAGGATGCAAAAGCAATTGTCATTCAAATACTGAGTGTGATGGGCTTCTGTCATCTTCAAGGTGTTGTGCATCGTGATCTAAAGCCAGAG AATTTTCTTTTTACCACCAGAGATGAAAATGCCACCATGAAGTTGATTGATTTTGGTCTTTCTGATTTTATTAAACCAG ACGAAAGACTAAATGATATTGTTGGAAGTGCATATTATGTTGCCCCTGAAGTTCTACATAGATCATACAGTATGGAGGCAGATATTTGGAGTATTGGTGTTATAGCATATATCTTGTTGTGTGGTAGTAGACCTTTCTGGGCACGGACAGAATCAGGAATTTTTCATGCAGTGCTGAAAGCTGATCCCAACTTTGATGATCCGCCTTGGCCTGCTGTATCTCCAGGAGCTAAAGATTTTGTGAAAAGGCTCTTGAATAAGGACTATAGAAAAAGAATGACAGCTGCACAGGCCTTGAGTAAATTGCTACTTATTACTAATCATAATTATTTCTCACTAGTAAATA CGCACCCTTGGTTGCGAGATGAACAATGGCAAATTCCTTTAGATATACTGATATATAAGTTAGCCAAGTCTTATCTTCGTGTCACACCTCTTAAACGGGCCGCATTAAAG GCACTATCTAAAGCTCTAACGGACGATGAGCTTTTTTATCTAAGGTTGCAGTTTAAGCTATTAGAACCAAATAAAGATGGTCATGTATCGCTTGAAAACTTCCGAATG GCACTATTTCAAAATGCAAGCAATGCGATGAGGGAGGCTAGGGTTCCTGATATACTGAATGCG CTGGAGCCACTCTCATATCGAAGGATGGACTTTGAGGAATTCTGTGCTGCTACAATCAGCCCCTACCAACTCGAGGCGTTGGATGGTTGGGAACAGATAGCTAGCACAGCTTTCGAGTATTTTGAGCGGGAGGGAAATCGAGTCATCTTTGTCAAAGAACTCGCTCAG GAATTGAACCTCCCCTCAACTTCTTATTCTGTTCTGAGAGGCTGGATTAGACCAGAAGACCGCAAGTTCAGTTTCCTTGGATACACCAAATACTTGGTTGGTGCGACGATACGCAGCTCAAACACAAGACACTGCTAG
- the LOC135607307 gene encoding CDPK-related kinase 3-like isoform X3: protein MGQCYGKNISVAKDGHRERLSPANGSADSGGAAPATPLRRGPATPLRRGRSGAATPVHSSSTSTTATAWPSPYQQGSASPLPAEVPPSPARSTPRRLFRRPFPPPSPAKHIRIALAKRQGLPKPKESPIPEDGNEEVERPLDKSFGYGKNFEAKYELGKEVGRGHFGHTCLATAKKGEIMGQFVAVKIISKAKMTTPISIEDVRREVKILKALSGHKNLVKFYDACEDELNVYIVMELCEGGELLDRILSRGGRCTEEDAKAIVIQILSVMGFCHLQGVVHRDLKPENFLFTTRDENATMKLIDFGLSDFIKPDERLNDIVGSAYYVAPEVLHRSYSMEADIWSIGVIAYILLCGSRPFWARTESGIFHAVLKADPNFDDPPWPAVSPGAKDFVKRLLNKDYRKRMTAAQALSKLLLITNHNYFSLVNTHPWLRDEQWQIPLDILIYKLAKSYLRVTPLKRAALKALFQNASNAMREARVPDILNALEPLSYRRMDFEEFCAATISPYQLEALDGWEQIASTAFEYFEREGNRVIFVKELAQELNLPSTSYSVLRGWIRPEDRKFSFLGYTKYLVGATIRSSNTRHC from the exons ATGGGTCAGTGCTACGGCAAGAACATCTCTGTTGCCAAGGACGGCCACCGGGAACGACTGAGCCCCGCAAACGGAAGCGCAGATAGTGGTGGCGCGGCCCCCGCCACCCCGCTCCGCAGAGGCCCCGCTACCCCGCTCCGCAGAGGCCGAAGCGGCGCCGCCACGCCCGTTCACTCCTCCTCGACCAGCACCACCGCCACCGCATGGCCCAGCCCCTACCAGCAGGGCTCCGCCAGCCCTCTTCCCGCCGAGGTCCCCCCCTCCCCGGCGAGGTCCACCCCCCGGCGATTGTTTCGGCGGCCCTTCCCGCCACCATCTCCCGCGAAGCATATAAGGATCGCCCTCGCAAAGCGCCAGGGCCTGCCGAAACCCAAGGAGAGTCCGATCCCCGAGGATGGAAACGAGGAGGTGGAGAGACCGCTGGATAAGAGCTTCGGCTATGGCAAGAACTTTGAGGCGAAGTATGAGCTGGGGAAGGAGGTTGGAAGAGGACATTTTGGGCACACGTGCTTGGCGACGGCCAAGAAAGGGGAGATCATGGGTCAGTTTGTCGCCGTCAAGATCATTTCCAAAGCAAAG ATGACAACACCAATATCAATTGAAGATGTTCGTAGGGAGGTCAAAATCCTGAAAGCTTTATCTGGGCATAAAAATCTTGTCAAGTTTTATGATGCATGTGAGGATGAACTTAATGTCTACATAGTCATGGA ATTATGTGAAGGTGGAGAATTATTAGATAGAATTCTATCCAG AGGTGGAAGGTGCACAGAGGAGGATGCAAAAGCAATTGTCATTCAAATACTGAGTGTGATGGGCTTCTGTCATCTTCAAGGTGTTGTGCATCGTGATCTAAAGCCAGAG AATTTTCTTTTTACCACCAGAGATGAAAATGCCACCATGAAGTTGATTGATTTTGGTCTTTCTGATTTTATTAAACCAG ACGAAAGACTAAATGATATTGTTGGAAGTGCATATTATGTTGCCCCTGAAGTTCTACATAGATCATACAGTATGGAGGCAGATATTTGGAGTATTGGTGTTATAGCATATATCTTGTTGTGTGGTAGTAGACCTTTCTGGGCACGGACAGAATCAGGAATTTTTCATGCAGTGCTGAAAGCTGATCCCAACTTTGATGATCCGCCTTGGCCTGCTGTATCTCCAGGAGCTAAAGATTTTGTGAAAAGGCTCTTGAATAAGGACTATAGAAAAAGAATGACAGCTGCACAGGCCTTGAGTAAATTGCTACTTATTACTAATCATAATTATTTCTCACTAGTAAATA CGCACCCTTGGTTGCGAGATGAACAATGGCAAATTCCTTTAGATATACTGATATATAAGTTAGCCAAGTCTTATCTTCGTGTCACACCTCTTAAACGGGCCGCATTAAAG GCACTATTTCAAAATGCAAGCAATGCGATGAGGGAGGCTAGGGTTCCTGATATACTGAATGCG CTGGAGCCACTCTCATATCGAAGGATGGACTTTGAGGAATTCTGTGCTGCTACAATCAGCCCCTACCAACTCGAGGCGTTGGATGGTTGGGAACAGATAGCTAGCACAGCTTTCGAGTATTTTGAGCGGGAGGGAAATCGAGTCATCTTTGTCAAAGAACTCGCTCAG GAATTGAACCTCCCCTCAACTTCTTATTCTGTTCTGAGAGGCTGGATTAGACCAGAAGACCGCAAGTTCAGTTTCCTTGGATACACCAAATACTTGGTTGGTGCGACGATACGCAGCTCAAACACAAGACACTGCTAG